TCTTTTCTATCATATTTTGGGGAATAATAATATAATAGAAATTGAACAAATACCTGCAGTATCTTCTGTGACTGCAGTATTTAGTAGGTTAAAAATGAACGTTAAGCATTTCTGTGTAGTTGGTTCAGAAGAATTTGACTTAATATCTAAATTAGCTGGAGTTTGTGATACTTTTGTAATATTAAATATTCATCGTGAGAATATTAACGTATTCGGTTTTCTCAAAGAGAAAGGTTACGATATAACATTCGTTAAGAATTGTTGCAATCCAAATGAAGAGATATCTAAAGAATATACTGGTGATACTTATTGGATTATAGCAGTAGCAAAACTCAAGTGAAAATGTACTGTGTATATAGTTACTAAATTAACGTTATCTTTCTATATAATACCCGAACGTAATTTATCTTCTTTTTTCCTTTTATATTTCTAAATATTACATGATAATTCTTATGAACTAATAAAATGTTAAACAATTATCTTGATTATAACTACTAGAAGTTAAACTTTTATTATTGTTTAACCATTATTAGTTATGGAAGTAAAGGTATATAAGAAAGGGATTATAGTTTTGCCTTCAGAAGTGAGAAAAAAGCTTAATATTACTGAAGGTAGTGTGTTAAACATTGAAGTTAAGGATGATACGATTATACTGAAAAAAGAGTTGAGTTTACTAGATGCCTGGGGAATTTTTGAAGGAAAGGCAGATGCTACTGAGGCTCTAAAAATCTTAGAGGAAGAGAGGAGAAAAGATATTGAAAAAGAAAGAAAAGGTAATTATTGATACCGGAGTTTTAGTCAATTATTTCCTTAAAAAAGAAGAAAAATACCGAAAAATTATCAATGAAATTTACTCTGAAAAAGAAGGTCTAACTTTGTATCTAAACTTAACAGAACTCTATTACGTTTTGGGTAGAATTATAGGAAAAGAAGCTTCCAGTACTGTTTTGTCTTTAATTAAAAAGTCACCCATTAAAATACTAAGTATCAATGAAAATCTAAGTATTAGAGCAGGAGAATTAAAGTTGTCTTACGATTTTCTTTCCATCGTTGATTCGTATTTAGTTGCATTGGCTGAAAGGGAAAAAGCTAAAATCTTAACTACAGATTCTAGTATTGCAAAGGCTTTTAAAGATACTGATTTATTGAACTAAATTATTAACCTAAAAATGCAAGCTTTAACTCAAATGGAGTTTGGGGAGAAGTCCTCATTCGAAAGGGTGAGGATAAACAGTTCCCTTATTGGTAATGGCTAATCTCAAGTGAAAATATATATATATTACTATGTTCACATATTTTTTATGAGATATATTTCTGTTAAAGAAGCAATTAATAAGAAATTAGGTTATGATACTACAATAGTTACGCCAAATGGGGCAACAACACTTTTACCTAGAGGGCATATTATAACTGCAGATGATATACCTAGGTTAATGGATTCTGGAGTATATTACATCTGGATTGATGAAGGAGAAAATGAAAAAGGGTTAATGTATGAATGGGAAATAACACCATATGTAGCTTCTAAAATATGCGGAGATAATGTTCAAATTATGCCAGGAAAACAAGGTATAACTTTACTTTACTCTAAATTACCTGGAATCCTCTATTTAGATACAGATAATATGATAAATTTTAATATGAATCAGAAAATTCTTCTTATAACTAAAAATAAATTTGAAGCGTTTGGAACTAACGAATTAATAGGAAGCGTAGAAGTTATACCATTTTCAATGACTAAGGAAGAAGTAGAGAGTATTGCCTTAAATAAAAAGTTAATTGACGTGATTCCTTTTAAGTACAAGAAACTTGGAGTTGTAATAACGGGCACCGAAATTTATGAAGGAAGAAAGAAGGATGCTTACTTACCGGTTATTGAAGAAAAAGCTAAAAAATATGGTTGGGAGATAGTAAGTAGTGAAATTGTTCCTGATGACGAAGATAAAATTACTAAAGCTATTTTATCCTCTAAAGATAAGGGAGCTGAAGGAATAATAGTCACGGGAGGAACT
This genomic window from Acidianus manzaensis contains:
- a CDS encoding SAM-dependent methyltransferase is translated as MEKIYVVGISPSLNLITKEALDLISRAPVVFIYNNDFPFKLDGILENKKIVKLTPAFNENRHEIIKRNIELITSCKEKWGVFLEIGDSSIRNPLFYHILGNNNIIEIEQIPAVSSVTAVFSRLKMNVKHFCVVGSEEFDLISKLAGVCDTFVILNIHRENINVFGFLKEKGYDITFVKNCCNPNEEISKEYTGDTYWIIAVAKLK
- a CDS encoding AbrB/MazE/SpoVT family DNA-binding domain-containing protein, whose protein sequence is MEVKVYKKGIIVLPSEVRKKLNITEGSVLNIEVKDDTIILKKELSLLDAWGIFEGKADATEALKILEEERRKDIEKERKGNY
- a CDS encoding PIN domain-containing protein, which encodes MKKKEKVIIDTGVLVNYFLKKEEKYRKIINEIYSEKEGLTLYLNLTELYYVLGRIIGKEASSTVLSLIKKSPIKILSINENLSIRAGELKLSYDFLSIVDSYLVALAEREKAKILTTDSSIAKAFKDTDLLN
- a CDS encoding molybdopterin-binding protein is translated as MRYISVKEAINKKLGYDTTIVTPNGATTLLPRGHIITADDIPRLMDSGVYYIWIDEGENEKGLMYEWEITPYVASKICGDNVQIMPGKQGITLLYSKLPGILYLDTDNMINFNMNQKILLITKNKFEAFGTNELIGSVEVIPFSMTKEEVESIALNKKLIDVIPFKYKKLGVVITGTEIYEGRKKDAYLPVIEEKAKKYGWEIVSSEIVPDDEDKITKAILSSKDKGAEGIIVTGGTSVDPTDKTIKGITKAGAKIISYGIPMKPTTMTIVAIKDSTPIFGVSAGGIYYRDYNSIDKLFTRLMAGIIPTPKDIAEIGIGGISWNFNPKMKLISGSNENR